The proteins below come from a single Drosophila suzukii chromosome X, CBGP_Dsuzu_IsoJpt1.0, whole genome shotgun sequence genomic window:
- the eIF4E7 gene encoding uncharacterized protein eIF4E7 isoform X1 — MVCLCQEYNTSSVQVFPTPSQASNNFYKMKNFANPKNVFKSCSSHDDISTKSAQKRADLAEGSQPVAVPQFTALATAAKIQDPKNAQSKMIPPEPPKQGKNKNKKGKKNQKNVPRTPSQNSKTIPIDSIAKKNPNRDVKPKEMEVQEKAKGQRKENAQEKEITQEKEKNQEKEKNQEKEKVPEKKKAQEKVKAQEKEKAQEKEKVQEKKKAQEKVKVQEKNKAPEKNRAQENGKAQQKGRAQEKEKRPEQKKGQEQKKGQEQKKGQEQKKGQEQKKGQEQKKVQERKNTVQEKKVPVKVSEKKVQENKSVAKMSEKSADKVSEKSADNISEKKSADNISEKKSADNISEKKSADNILEKVQEKLTAQKRLELKIEKKLSQQRLKDKIIDPRIYEITYPLVEKVSQLVSQPIAEVQVEEDAVKVPTLPDLLPTDSTERIEPPSDVSVEELAFEAEENESQEPEFQEPESQEPESQDPESQEPEEPEGPEEPQHPLNNCWTLWYLENDRTKTWEEMLHEVTSFDTVENFWSLFTHIKPPSELKVGCDYCLFKKGIRPMWEDEANVHGGRWVISLNKTTKTDLDNFWVDSMLCLIGEACDNAAELCGAVVNIRAKTNKISIWTADGGKEEAVLEIGRKLREGLRMDSAYTLQYQLHKDTMVKQGSTVKSIFTLQ, encoded by the exons ATGGTTTGCCTTTGCCAGGAATACAACACGAGCTCAGTGCAG GTATTCCCGACCCCCAGTCAAGCTTCCAACAATTTTTACAAGATGAAGAACTTTGCCAATCCAAAAAACGTGTTCAAAAGCTGTTCCAGCCACGATGATATTTCCACAAAGTCCGCCCAGAAAAGAGCAGATTTAGCTGAGGGTTCTCAACCCGTTGCAGTTCCTCAGTTCACTGCATTAGCTACGGCCGCGAAGATTCAGGATCCCAAGAATGCTCAGAGCAAGATGATCCCGCCAGAGCCCCCGAAGCAGGGAAAGAACAAGAACAAGAAGGGCAAGAAGAATCAGAAGAATGTGCCTCGAACTCCTAGTCAGAACAGCAAGACCATCCCCATAGATTCCATTGCCAAGAAAAATCCAAATAGGGATGTTAAGCCAAAGGAGATGGAGGTGCAGGAGAAAGCAAAGGGGCAGAGGAAGGAGAATGCACAGGAGAAAGAAATAACCCAAGAGAAGGAGAAGAACCAAGAGAAAGAGAAGAACCAAGAGAAAGAGAAGGTCCCTGAAAAAAAGAAGGCCCAAGAAAAAGTGAAGGCCCAAGAGAAGGAAAAGGCCCAAGAGAAAGAAAAGGtccaagaaaagaaaaaggcCCAAGAGAAGGTTAAGGTCCAAGAAAAAAATAAGGCCCCAGAGAAAAATAGGGCTCAAGAGAATGGAAAGGCCCAACAGAAAGGGAGAGCCCAAGAGAAAGAAAAGAGGCCGGAGCAGAAGAAAGGGCAGGAGCAGAAGAAAGGGCAGGAGCAGAAGAAAGGGCAGGAGCAGAAGAAAGGGCAGGAACAAAAGAAAGGGCAGGAACAGAAGAAAGTTCAGGAGCGCAAGAATACAGTGCAGGAAAAGAAGGTGCCCGTGAAGGTTTCGGAGAAAAAAGTGCAGGAGAATAAATCGGTTGCTAAGATGTCAGAGAAGTCGGCGGATAAGGTTTCGGAGAAATCAGCCGATAACATTTCGGAGAAGAAGTCGGCCGATAACATTTCGGAGAAGAAGTCGGCCGATAACATTTCGGAGAAGAAGTCAGCCGATAACATTTTAGAGAAGGTTCAGGAGAAGCTCACCGCACAAAAACGGTTAGAGCTAAAGATCGAAAAGAAGCTGTCACAGCAAAGGCTTAAAGATAAAATTATAGATCCCAGGATTTATGAAATAACTTACCCACTTGTCGAGAAAGTTTCTCAATTGGTTTCCCAGCCGATTGCAGAGGTCCAAGTTGAGGAGGATGCAGTTAAGGTGCCCACTCTTCCCGATCTACTGCCCACTGATTCCACTGAGCGCATTGAGCCCCCAAGCGATGTCAGCGTAGAGGAGCTGGCATTCGAAGCCGAGGAGAACGAGTCCCAGGAGCCCGAGTTCCAGGAGCCCGAGTCCCAGGAGCCCGAATCCCAGGATCCCGAGTCCCAGGAGCCCGAAGAACCCGAAGGGCCCGAAGAGCCGCAACATCCACTCAACAACTGCTGGACTCTGTGGTATCTGGAGAACGATCGCACCAAGACCTGGGAGGAAATGCTGCACGAGGTCACCAGCTTCGATACCGTGGAGAACTTTTGGAGCCTGTTTACCCACATCAAGCCGCCGTCGGAGCTAAAGGTCGGCTGTGACTACTGTCTCTTCAAGAAGGGCATTCGTCCGATGTGGGAGGACGAGGCCAATGTCCACGGAGGACGCTGGGTCATCAGCCTGAACAAGACCACCAAGACGGACCTGGACAACTTTTGGGTGGACTCGATGCTCTGTCTGATCGGCGAGGCCTGTGACAACGCGGCGGAACTGTGCGGCGCCGTGGTGAACATTCGCGCAAAGACCAACAAGATCTCGATTTGGACCGCTGACGGGGGGAAGGAGGAAGCTGTCTTGGAAATCGGACGCAAGTTGCGCGAGGGTCTGCGCATGGATAGCGCCTATACGCTGCAGTACCAGCTGCACAAGGACACCATGGTAAAGCAGGGATCTACTGTCAAGTCAATATTTACCCTACAGTAA
- the eIF4E7 gene encoding uncharacterized protein eIF4E7 isoform X2 translates to MKNFANPKNVFKSCSSHDDISTKSAQKRADLAEGSQPVAVPQFTALATAAKIQDPKNAQSKMIPPEPPKQGKNKNKKGKKNQKNVPRTPSQNSKTIPIDSIAKKNPNRDVKPKEMEVQEKAKGQRKENAQEKEITQEKEKNQEKEKNQEKEKVPEKKKAQEKVKAQEKEKAQEKEKVQEKKKAQEKVKVQEKNKAPEKNRAQENGKAQQKGRAQEKEKRPEQKKGQEQKKGQEQKKGQEQKKGQEQKKGQEQKKVQERKNTVQEKKVPVKVSEKKVQENKSVAKMSEKSADKVSEKSADNISEKKSADNISEKKSADNISEKKSADNILEKVQEKLTAQKRLELKIEKKLSQQRLKDKIIDPRIYEITYPLVEKVSQLVSQPIAEVQVEEDAVKVPTLPDLLPTDSTERIEPPSDVSVEELAFEAEENESQEPEFQEPESQEPESQDPESQEPEEPEGPEEPQHPLNNCWTLWYLENDRTKTWEEMLHEVTSFDTVENFWSLFTHIKPPSELKVGCDYCLFKKGIRPMWEDEANVHGGRWVISLNKTTKTDLDNFWVDSMLCLIGEACDNAAELCGAVVNIRAKTNKISIWTADGGKEEAVLEIGRKLREGLRMDSAYTLQYQLHKDTMVKQGSTVKSIFTLQ, encoded by the coding sequence ATGAAGAACTTTGCCAATCCAAAAAACGTGTTCAAAAGCTGTTCCAGCCACGATGATATTTCCACAAAGTCCGCCCAGAAAAGAGCAGATTTAGCTGAGGGTTCTCAACCCGTTGCAGTTCCTCAGTTCACTGCATTAGCTACGGCCGCGAAGATTCAGGATCCCAAGAATGCTCAGAGCAAGATGATCCCGCCAGAGCCCCCGAAGCAGGGAAAGAACAAGAACAAGAAGGGCAAGAAGAATCAGAAGAATGTGCCTCGAACTCCTAGTCAGAACAGCAAGACCATCCCCATAGATTCCATTGCCAAGAAAAATCCAAATAGGGATGTTAAGCCAAAGGAGATGGAGGTGCAGGAGAAAGCAAAGGGGCAGAGGAAGGAGAATGCACAGGAGAAAGAAATAACCCAAGAGAAGGAGAAGAACCAAGAGAAAGAGAAGAACCAAGAGAAAGAGAAGGTCCCTGAAAAAAAGAAGGCCCAAGAAAAAGTGAAGGCCCAAGAGAAGGAAAAGGCCCAAGAGAAAGAAAAGGtccaagaaaagaaaaaggcCCAAGAGAAGGTTAAGGTCCAAGAAAAAAATAAGGCCCCAGAGAAAAATAGGGCTCAAGAGAATGGAAAGGCCCAACAGAAAGGGAGAGCCCAAGAGAAAGAAAAGAGGCCGGAGCAGAAGAAAGGGCAGGAGCAGAAGAAAGGGCAGGAGCAGAAGAAAGGGCAGGAGCAGAAGAAAGGGCAGGAACAAAAGAAAGGGCAGGAACAGAAGAAAGTTCAGGAGCGCAAGAATACAGTGCAGGAAAAGAAGGTGCCCGTGAAGGTTTCGGAGAAAAAAGTGCAGGAGAATAAATCGGTTGCTAAGATGTCAGAGAAGTCGGCGGATAAGGTTTCGGAGAAATCAGCCGATAACATTTCGGAGAAGAAGTCGGCCGATAACATTTCGGAGAAGAAGTCGGCCGATAACATTTCGGAGAAGAAGTCAGCCGATAACATTTTAGAGAAGGTTCAGGAGAAGCTCACCGCACAAAAACGGTTAGAGCTAAAGATCGAAAAGAAGCTGTCACAGCAAAGGCTTAAAGATAAAATTATAGATCCCAGGATTTATGAAATAACTTACCCACTTGTCGAGAAAGTTTCTCAATTGGTTTCCCAGCCGATTGCAGAGGTCCAAGTTGAGGAGGATGCAGTTAAGGTGCCCACTCTTCCCGATCTACTGCCCACTGATTCCACTGAGCGCATTGAGCCCCCAAGCGATGTCAGCGTAGAGGAGCTGGCATTCGAAGCCGAGGAGAACGAGTCCCAGGAGCCCGAGTTCCAGGAGCCCGAGTCCCAGGAGCCCGAATCCCAGGATCCCGAGTCCCAGGAGCCCGAAGAACCCGAAGGGCCCGAAGAGCCGCAACATCCACTCAACAACTGCTGGACTCTGTGGTATCTGGAGAACGATCGCACCAAGACCTGGGAGGAAATGCTGCACGAGGTCACCAGCTTCGATACCGTGGAGAACTTTTGGAGCCTGTTTACCCACATCAAGCCGCCGTCGGAGCTAAAGGTCGGCTGTGACTACTGTCTCTTCAAGAAGGGCATTCGTCCGATGTGGGAGGACGAGGCCAATGTCCACGGAGGACGCTGGGTCATCAGCCTGAACAAGACCACCAAGACGGACCTGGACAACTTTTGGGTGGACTCGATGCTCTGTCTGATCGGCGAGGCCTGTGACAACGCGGCGGAACTGTGCGGCGCCGTGGTGAACATTCGCGCAAAGACCAACAAGATCTCGATTTGGACCGCTGACGGGGGGAAGGAGGAAGCTGTCTTGGAAATCGGACGCAAGTTGCGCGAGGGTCTGCGCATGGATAGCGCCTATACGCTGCAGTACCAGCTGCACAAGGACACCATGGTAAAGCAGGGATCTACTGTCAAGTCAATATTTACCCTACAGTAA